From Saccharomyces kudriavzevii IFO 1802 strain IFO1802 genome assembly, chromosome: 13, a single genomic window includes:
- the NAM7 gene encoding ATP-dependent RNA helicase NAM7 (similar to Saccharomyces cerevisiae NAM7 (YMR080C); ancestral locus Anc_2.489) has protein sequence MVGSGSRTPYDLSNSPSDVNIQPATPLNSTLVEDDDVDNQLFEETKVAETGFPPASASGNSCAYCGIDSAKCVIKCNSCKKWFCNTKNGTSSSHIINHLVLSHHNVVSLHPDSDLGDTVLECYNCGRKNVFLLGFVSAKSEAVVVLLCRIPCAQTKNANWDTDQWQPLIEDRQLLSWVAEQPTEEEKLKARLITPSQISKLEAKWRSNKDATINDIDAPEEQEAIPPLLLRYQDAYEYQRSYGPLIKLEADYDKQLKESQALEHISVSWSLALNNRHLASFTLSTFESNELKVAIGDEMILWYSGMQHPDWEGRGYIVRLPNSFQDTFTLELKPSKTPPPTHLTTGFTAEFIWKGTSYDRMQDALKKFAIDKKSISGYLYYKILGHQVVDISFDVPLPKEFSIPNFAQLNSSQSNAVSHVLQRPLSLIQGPPGTGKTVTSATIVYHLSKIHKDRILVCAPSNVAVDHLAAKLRDLGLKVVRLTAKSREDVESSVSNLALHNLVGRGAKGELKNLLKLKDEVGELSASDTKRFVKLVRKTEAEILNKADVVCCTCVGAGDKRLDTKFRTVLIDESTQASEPECLIPIVKGAKQAILVGDHQQLGPVILERKAADAGLKQSLFERLISLGHVPIRLEVQYRMNPYLSEFPSNMFYEGSLQNGVTIEQRTVPNSKFPWPIRGIPMMFWANYGREEISANGTSFLNRIEAMNCERIITKLFRDGVKPEQIGVITPYEGQRAYILQYMQMNGSLDKDLYINVEVASVDAFQGREKDYIILSCVRANEQQAIGFLRDPRRLNVGLTRAKYGLVILGNPRSLARNTLWNHLLIHFREKGCLVEGTLDNLQLCTVQLVRPQPRKTEQPINPQFNMESEMGDFPKFQDFDTQSMMSYSGQMGSFSNGLVDNTELSSYINNEYWNFENFKSAFSQKQNRNEIDDRNLYQEEGPHLDSNFARELQREEQKHELSKDFSNLGI, from the coding sequence ATGGTCGGTTCCGGTTCTCGCACTCCTTACGATTTATCAAATTCCCCATCTGATGTAAATATCCAACCTGCAACACCACTAAATTCCACCTTGGTGGAGGATGACGATGTGGATAATCAACTTTTCGAAGAGACTAAAGTTGCCGAAACTGGGTTTCCTCCTGCATCAGCTTCCGGCAACTCATGTGCATATTGCGGTATAGATTCTGCGAAATGTGTCATAAAGTGCAATTCATGTAAGAAATGGTTTTGTAACACCAAGAATGGTACAAGCAGTTCTCATATTATCAACCATTTGGTTTTGTCTCATCATAACGTGGTTTCTCTGCATCCAGACTCTGACTTAGGGGATACAGTATTGGAATGTTATAACTGTGGACGCAAGAATGTGTTTTTATTAGGATTTGTTTCTGCTAAAAGTGAAGCCGTAGTTGTTTTACTTTGTAGAATACCTTGTGCTCAGACAAAAAATGCTAACTGGGATACTGATCAATGGCAGCCTCTAATTGAGGATAGACAACTTTTATCATGGGTTGCCGAACAACCTACCGAAGAGGAGAAGTTAAAAGCCCGCTTGATTACTCCCAGTcaaatttccaaattggAAGCCAAGTGGAGATCCAATAAAGACGCCACGATCAATGATATCGATGCACCAGAGGAACAAGAGGCAATTCCACCTTTACTCTTGAGATACCAGGACGCCTATGAATACCAAAGATCTTACGGGCCCTTGATTAAATTAGAGGCCGATTACGATAAACAGCTCAAGGAATCTCAAGCACTGGAACATATTTCCGTCTCATGGTCCTTAGCCCTAAACAATAGACATCTAGCATCCTTCACATTGTCTACTTTCGAATCAAATGAACTAAAAGTTGCCATTGGTGATGAAATGATACTATGGTACTCCGGAATGCAACATCCCGACTGGGAAGGTCGTGGATACATTGTTCGTTTACCAAATAGCTTCCAAGATACTTTTACATTAGAATTGAAACCAAGTAAGACTCCACCACCAACTCATTTAACCACTGGTTTTACTGCTGAATTTATTTGGAAAGGGACTTCTTATGATAGAATGCAAGAtgccttgaaaaaatttgccaTTGACAAAAAATCGATTTCAGGATATTTGTACTACAAAATATTGGGTCACCAGGTGGTTgatatttcctttgatgTTCCATTACCCAAGGAATTCTCAATTCCAAATTTTGCGCAATTAAATTCATCTCAATCCAATGCCGTTAGTCATGTCTTACAACGTCCATTGTCTTTAATCCAGGGCCCACCAGGTACTGGTAAAACTGTTACATCTGCAACGATAGTATACCACCTTTCCAAAATTCATAAGGATAGGATATTGGTATGTGCCCCATCCAACGTCGCTGTGGACCATTTGGCCGCCAAATTGCGTGATCTGGGTTTGAAAGTTGTCAGACTTACCGCAAAAAGTAGAGAAGATGTAGAAAGTTCTGTCTCCAACTTAGCTCTGCACAATTTAGTTGGGCGTGGAGCTAAGGGCGAACTGAAAAATCTACTGAAACTGAAGGACGAGGTCGGTGAATTGTCTGCCTCCGATACGAAAAGATTTGTCAAGTTAGTAAGGAAAACAGAAGCAGAAATTCTAAATAAGGCAGATGTTGTCTGTTGTACATGTGTTGGTGCCGGTGATAAGCGTTTGGACACAAAATTCAGGACCGTATTGATTGATGAAAGTACACAGGCTTCGGAGCCGGAATGTTTAATCCCAATTGTCAAAGGTGCCAAACAAGCTATTTTGGTTGGTGATCACCAGCAATTAGGCCCTGTCATATTGGAACGTAAGGCGGCAGATGCTGGTTTGAAGCAATCtctctttgaaagattaaTCTCTCTGGGTCACGTACCAATTCGATTGGAAGTGCAATACCGTATGAACCCTTATTTGAGTGAGTTTCCGAGCAATATGTTTTACGAAGGCAGTTTACAAAATGGTGTGACAATTGAACAGCGTACTGTGCCAAACAGCAAATTCCCATGGCCCATTCGTGGTATTCCAATGATGTTCTGGGCTAACTATGGCAGAGAAGAAATTTCTGCTAACGGTACGTCCTTCTTGAATAGAATCGAAGCTATGAACTGTGAACGAATTATCACCAAGCTTTTTAGAGACGGTGTCAAACCCGAACAAATAGGTGTTATCACACCATATGAGGGACAAAGAGCTTATATTTTACAGTATATGCAAATGAATGGTTCATTGGATAAAGATTTGTATATTAATGTGGAAGTTGCTTCTGTAGATGCATTCCAAGGTCGTGAAAAGGACTATATCATCTTGTCATGTGTCCGTGCCAACGAACAACAGGCTATTGGGTTTTTGCGTGACCCCCGCCGTTTAAATGTGGGGCTAACTCGTGCTAAATATGGTCTCGTCATTCTTGGTAACCCTAGATCCTTAGCAAGAAATACACTATGGAACCATTTACTGATACATTTCAGGGAAAAGGGCTGCTTGGTGGAGGGTACACTAGACAACTTGCAGCTATGTACTGTTCAATTAGTCCGCCCCCAACCAAGAAAAACGGAACAGCCAATAAATCCTCAATTCAACATGGAATCTGAGATGGGTGACTTCCCAAAATTCCAAGATTTTGATACCCAAAGTATGATGTCATATAGTGGGCAAATGGGTAGCTTCAGCAATGGATTGGTTGACAACACAGAGCTTTCTTCTTACATTAATAACGAATATtggaattttgaaaactttaaaaGTGCTTTTTCTCAGAAACAAAACCGCAATGAGATAGACGACAGAAATCTATACCAGGAGGAAGGTCCTCACTTAGATTCTAATTTTGCCAGAGAATTACAAagagaagaacaaaagcatGAATTGTCAAAAGACTTCAGCAATTTAGGAATTTAA
- the ISF1 gene encoding Isf1p (similar to Saccharomyces cerevisiae MBR1 (YKL093W) and ISF1 (YMR081C); ancestral locus Anc_2.488) codes for MIASEIFERGVQDPFCQDCDYEDETDVQSFIGPNDFVTSKLASFNFENSLKNNYSRNSSNSSTNVGNTSRHNGSHVIGHHLRKIKTAPHHLSGFAPPNSSNYSNETVRPSPRRIRANSSTLIHQLSRQSTRKSSLGDVTDCCVEHKCIKPKCRHSSCYGIPTHLYGLEKYVSSELDSLTVNSDQSNGFTPPSTSISTPASNSNSYLNLNSNSTAYSSSHPSSEKNNRLKLISHGKVSPSNATSHCGNPIYYSKERTHSNLRRGSSSVPSTGSSSVPSTGSSSSPLQTRNNSYSNSLVKSSSNSSLNTSVTSSGEEPVPHTSNCLEDRNPRRKSFIKLSLASSFSN; via the coding sequence atgattgcttcagaaatttttgaaagaggtGTGCAAGATCCATTTTGTCAAGATTGCGATTATGAGGATGAAACAGACGTACAAAGCTTTATAGGCCCAAATGATTTTGTTACTTCCAAATTAGCTTCctttaattttgaaaattcctTAAAAAATAACTATTCCCGTAACAGTAGCAATAGTTCTACCAATGTCGGTAACACGAGCAGGCACAACGGTAGTCATGTAATTGGTCATCACTTGAGAAAAATCAAGACTGCTCCGCACCATCTATCTGGTTTCGCTCCACCAAATTCATCGAATTATTCTAATGAAACGGTCCGCCCTTCtccaagaagaataagAGCAAATAGCAGTACTTTGATTCACCAATTGTCTAGACAGTCCACTAGGAAGTCTTCCTTGGGTGACGTAACAGACTGCTGTGTTGAACATAAATGCATAAAACCAAAATGTAGGCATTCTTCCTGTTATGGTATACCAACACATCTTTATGGGTTGGAAAAATACGTTTCATCTGAATTGGACTCGTTAACAGTAAATAGCGATCAATCGAATGGTTTCACTCCCCCATCAACGTCCATTTCAACGCCCGCTTCGAACTCCAATTCGTACCTGAAtctaaattcaaattccaCCGCATATTCGTCGTCTCATCCCTCCAGCGAGAAAAATAATCGATTGAAACTGATTTCTCATGGAAAAGTTTCGCCAAGTAACGCCACGAGCCATTGCGGAAATCctatttattattcaaaagaacGAACCCATTCAAATTTGAGAAGGGGGTCTTCTTCAGTACCTTCCACtggttcttcttcagtacCTTCCACtggttcttcttcatccccCTTGCAGACAAGGAATAATTCATATTCCAACTCTTTGGTTAAGTCCTCTTCCAATAGCTCATTGAATACTAGTGTAACTTCCTCTGGAGAAGAACCCGTTCCCCACACGTCTAATTGTTTAGAGGACAGGaatccaagaagaaaatcattTATAAAATTATCATTAGCGAGTTCATTCTCTAATTAA
- the ADH3 gene encoding alcohol dehydrogenase ADH3 (similar to Saccharomyces cerevisiae ADH3 (YMR083W); ancestral locus Anc_2.480): MLRTSTLLTRRVHPSLFSRNILRLQSTAAIPKTQKGVIFYENNGKLHYKDIPVPQPKPNEILINVKYSGVCHTDLHAWHGDWPLAVKLPLVGGHEGAGVVVKLGSNVKGWKVGDLAGIKWLNGSCMTCEFCESGHESNCPEADLSGYTHDGSFQQFATADAIQAAKIQPGTDLAEVAPILCAGVTVYKALKEANLKAGDWVAISGAAGGLGSLAVQYATAMGYRVLGIDAGEEKEKLFKQLGGEVFIDFTKTKDMVSDIQEATKGGPHGVINVSVSEAAISLSTEYVRPTGTVVLVGLPANSYVKSEVFSHVVKSINIKGSYVGNRADTREALDFFTRGLIKSPIKIVGLSELPKVYDLMEQGKILGRYVVDTNK, translated from the coding sequence atgCTCAGAACGTCAACATTACTCACAAGACGTGTTCAtccttctttattttctagAAACATCCTCAGATTGCAATCTACGGCAGCAATTCCCAAAACCCAAAAGGGTGTCATCTTTTATGAAAATAATGGAAAACTGCATTACAAAGATATCCCAGTCCCACAGCCTAAAccaaatgaaattttgatCAACGTCAAATACTCCGGTGTGTGTCATACCGATTTACACGCCTGGCACGGTGATTGGCCCTTGGCTGTCAAGTTACCATTAGTAGGCGGCCATGAAGGTGCTGGTGTTGTCGTCAAACTAGGCTCCAACGTTAAAGGCTGGAAAGTCGGCGATTTGGCAGGTATCAAATGGTTAAACGGTTCTTGCATGACCTGTGAATTCTGTGAATCAGGCCACGAATCGAATTGTCCGGAGGCTGATCTCTCTGGTTACACTCATGATGGTTCTTTCCAACAGTTCGCAACTGCTGATGCTATACAAGCTGCCAAGATCCAACCAGGTACTGACTTAGCCGAAGTGGCCCCAATATTATGTGCTGGTGTTACTGTATACAAAGCACTAAAAGAGGCAAACTTGAAAGCGGGTGACTGGGTCGCCATCTCCGGCGCTGCAGGTGGGTTAGGTTCCTTAGCCGTTCAATATGCCACTGCAATGGGTTACAGAGTCTTGGGTATTGATGCGggtgaagaaaaggaaaagctTTTCAAGCAATTGGGTGGTGAAgttttcattgattttacCAAGACGAAGGATATGGTTTCTGATATTCAAGAAGCTACTAAGGGTGGTCCTCATGGTGTCATCAACGTTTCCGTTTCAGAAGCTGCCATTTCCCTATCTACAGAATATGTTAGGCCAACTGGTACCGTTGTCTTGGTTGGTTTGCCAGCTAATTCCTACGTTAAGTCGGAGGTCTTTTCTCATGTCGTGAAATCCATCAATATCAAGGGTTCTTACGTCGGTAACAGAGCTGATACAAGAGAGGCCTTAGATTTTTTCACCAGAGGCCTGATCAAATCACCAATAAAAATTGTTGGATTATCTGAATTACCAAAAGTTTATGATTTGATGGAACAGGGTAAGATTTTGGGCAGATACGTTGTCGATACTAATAAATAA
- the SKDI13G2150 gene encoding putative glutamine--fructose-6-phosphate transaminase (similar to Saccharomyces cerevisiae YMR084W), with product MCGIFGYCNFLIEKTRGEILDTLIEGLQTLEYKGYDSSGVSIQGDELSSINVYKQTGEISNLKREIDLHNPNRDLPFISHCGIAHTRWATHGEVRYANCHPHNSDSSNEFVVVHNGVITNFDNLKALLARKGHVFKGDTDTECIPKLYKQLYDTSIRLGYSLDFHVLTSLVLERLEGSYGLLCTSSHFPDEVVAARKGSPLVIGVKGRRNLKVDFIEIEYLDHKENYLEINVPNKNPGGIPPSVPLKYDTCLRKSPPLRSQYIEASTREGSVSTFNYVSSRELSADNGLPQPIEFYLSSNYSSLAQYADKVLHLEDNDIAHIYDGELHIHRSKSDPEAFPFRAVQTLERKFSQMKKGSHDYLMRKKAYEGPEISKCFEKRSQFL from the coding sequence atgtgtgGCATATTTGGGtattgcaattttttgattgagAAAACAAGAGGAGAAATTCTTGACACCCTGATCGAGGGCCTACAAACATTGGAATACAAAGGTTATGACTCAAGCGGTGTTTCAATTCAAGGCGATGAACTCAGTTCTATCAACGTTTATAAGCAGACTGGTGAAATAAGCAACCTGAAGAGAGAAATTGACCTCCACAATCCTAACAGAGACCTGCCATTTATTTCTCATTGTGGCATCGCTCATACCAGGTGGGCAACACATGGTGAGGTAAGATATGCAAATTGTCATCCTCATAACTCAGACTCTTCTAACGAATTTGTCGTGGTGCACAACGGGGTCATCACCAACTTTGATAATCTGAAAGCTTTGCTAGCAAGAAAGGGCCATGTATTTAAAGGTGACACCGATACCGAATGCATTCCTAAACTATACAAGCAACTTTATGATACAAGTATTCGGCTCGGGTACAGCCTTGATTTCCATGTATTAACAAGTTTGGTGCTAGAAAGATTGGAGGGTTCCTACGGCCTGCTTTGCACTTCTTCCCACTTTCCAGATGAAGTAGTTGCTGCAAGAAAGGGTTCTCCGTTAGTTATCGGTGTCAAAGGTAGAAGAAATCTTAAAGTAGATTTTATCGAAATCGAGTATCTAGAtcataaagaaaactacCTTGAAATTAATGTGCCAAACAAGAATCCTGGAGGTATCCCCCCCAGCGTTCCTTTGAAATATGATACTTGTCTAAGAAAGTCCCCGCCTCTCCGTTCACAATACATAGAAGCTTCTACAAGAGAGGGCAGTGTTTCTACTTTCAATTACGTGTCATCAAGAGAACTATCGGCAGATAATGGATTACCACAACCCATTGAATTCTATTTGTCATCCAATTATTCGTCATTAGCACAATATGCAGATAAAGTGTTGCATTTGGAGGATAATGATATTGCCCATATTTACGACGGGGAGCTTCATATCCATCGTTCTAAAAGCGATCCCGAGGCCTTCCCATTCAGAGCAGTTCAAACCTTAGAACGGAAGTTCTCCCAGATGAAAAAGGGTTCTCATGATTATCTCATGCGAAAGAAAGCTTATGAAGGGCCTGAAATATCCAAATGCTTTGAGAAGAGGAGTCAATTCCTCTAA
- the SEG1 gene encoding Seg1p (similar to Saccharomyces cerevisiae YKL105C and SEG1 (YMR086W); ancestral locus Anc_2.476) codes for MFRRKTTAAEMEQANPTAVAAAASIGKLFMKKGNQPENKQKSTYRSASMTNLRKPTASRRMSSISSTSSESVRGKGRGNSGKLNSLNQRSSMGRENMPNPSPKKASLHKSSSHYRTSSLPNQRGQSSRNNSGLQREKSKKHQRISYDEAQRTFKDFGGPQAKGILTNRQRPNNSSGSPPLKTMRKYIPGPNGLIAIEVPIEKPNKINTSRSLRRSNSAHSTLNVKNCSPIRKKVSQESLHSQPKGTSSLRNTSNSQRKQGEEPKLSKTSTTNINVPLIETQVREETDQELRLENSNTSESDTVVNSENNVEKPSSLNSENDDLRKLIHGNIELETFIKEEENGKSSKFSQENVVVNRLITEKGVKKSNTEHKMATVDGEKPSNSDKVYRMVAEKPECEEQNSLVEKHPLSKAENLDKQVERLDHDFSNDSSSVKELADNRSSESADHTQMSDITCSPAQDPNKKPSSIQDNDISEGIESTIKAKKEDNPSVELSPTSTYSKEESIGDPNDEYFDTTDKETQKANEQIPSHKNHDNMQAESTPSLAQYLRTSNTYLSPKNPPNQAGQEKLLKPEINMVSVAKAVTPIKSALKKSSGLSNHNSSMYSDSSPANGAYLSLTTAENTRLNAQMTIPDSVSRRTSVKRSSVKRPQSVGQFKNNRSSSPSPPEKVNNKRHSAIPLGTPEKAKPQRNSVTASFSKTTQQSQEPANVPGPIGQKKFKSKTDNKSTNTNIKRGSQIVQNDKHLTKDVSNVLYPKEPPPRKSSFEKIRSNESHLGFKKLSLRNGISEEALNDCYVAHANESNANVSQTETAQEFFKSLGHPSRFADSDSDDDSQFLSQSSSKHNAETESSKVGNSRSGISNKGAFSLFKSKNKKKENDVTSSEISRPNHNIINPAAQSTKVSKKLSGASLRAASEALPAKAASPPMSNRLRFSSNPGNSESRHSQSQEINDTREKKGGGFGKKLKKIFSKKK; via the coding sequence ATGTTTAGAAGGAAAACAACTGCAGCAGAAATGGAACAAGCGAATCCAACAGCTGTAGCAGCTGCAGCAAGTATCGGCAAATTGTTTATGAAGAAGGGGAATCAACCAGAAAACAAGCAAAAGTCGACCTATCGTTCAGCTTCCATGACAAATTTGAGGAAACCTACTGCTTCCAGAAGAATGTCTTCTATTTCCAGCACATCATCAGAGTCTGTGCGGGGTAAAGGTAGAGGTAATTCCGGGAAATTAAACAGTCTTAATCAACGGTCGTCGATGGGGAGGGAAAACATGCCAAATCCTTCTCCAAAGAAAGCATCACTGCATAAAAGTAGCTCTCACTACCGAACTTCGAGTCTTCCTAATCAAAGAGGCCAATCAAGCAGAAACAATTCTGGCCTGCAACGCGAGAAATCTAAGAAACATCAGAGGATAAGCTATGATGAGGCTCAGCGCACGTTCAAGGATTTTGGTGGACCACAGGCTAAGGGTATTCTAACCAACCGACAGCGTCCTAATAACAGCAGTGGTTCTCCTCCCTTAAAAACTATGCGAAAATATATTCCTGGGCCTAACGGGTTGATTGCAATTGAGGTTCCAATCGAAAAACCAAATAAAATTAATACTTCTAGATCGTTAAGACGTTCAAACTCTGCCCACAGTACCTTGAATGTAAAGAACTGTTCACCTATAAGGAAGAAAGTCTCCCAAGAATCTCTACATTCCCAACCAAAAGGAACTTCGTCCTTAAGGAACACATCAAattctcaaagaaaacaaggTGAAGAGCCGAAACTCTCAAAGACGTCTACAACAAATATAAATGTTCCTCTTATTGAGACACAGGTTCGTGAAGAAACAGATCAGGAGCTGAGGCTCGAAAATTCCAACACTTCCGAATCAGACACAGTAGTCAATAGCGAAAATAATGTAGAAAAGCCCTCTTCATTGAAtagtgaaaatgatgacCTAAGAAAACTGATACATGGGAATATTGAGTTGGAAACTTTCATTAAGGAGGAGGAAAATGggaaatcttcaaaatttagTCAAGAAAACGTCGTCGTAAACAGGTTGATTACGGAGAAGGGTGTCAAGAAATCAAACACCGAACATAAAATGGCTACTGTCGATGGCGAAAAGCCTTCTAACTCTGATAAAGTATATCGTATGGTTGCGGAAAAACCAGAATGTGAGGAACAAAATAGTTTGGTGGAAAAGCACCCTCTTTCCAAGGCTGAAAACCTTGACAAGCAAGTTGAACGATTGGACCATGATTTTTCCAACGATAGTTCTTCTGTAAAAGAATTAGCTGACAATCGCAGCTCAGAAAGTGCCGATCATACCCAAATGAGTGATATAACCTGCTCTCCCGCACAAGACCCTAATAAAAAACCTAGTTCAATACAAGATAATGATATTTCGGAGGGTATCGAAAGTACGATTAAGGCTAAAAAAGAGGATAATCCTTCCGTGGAATTATCTCCCACTAGTACTTATTCCAAAGAGGAAAGTATAGGCGACCCCAACGATGAGTACTTTGATACAACAGACAAGGAAACTCAAAAAGCAAATGAACAGATTCCTTCCCACAAAAACCATGATAATATGCAAGCAGAATCAACACCGTCTTTGGCACAATACCTCAGGACTTCAAATACTTACCTTTCTCCAAAGAATCCACCGAATCAAGCTGGGCAAGAAAAGCTCCTCAAACCTGAAATTAACATGGTATCTGTAGCTAAAGCTGTCACGCCAATCAAATCTGCTCTTAAGAAATCATCTGGGTTATCCAACCACAATTCATCCATGTACTCTGATAGCTCTCCCGCCAACGGTGCATATTTGTCTCTCACGACTGCTGAAAATACAAGACTAAATGCTCAAATGACCATACCTGACAGCGTATCACGTAGGACTAGCGTAAAACGCTCTTCCGTGAAAAGGCCACAGTCAGTGGGtcaattcaaaaacaatagaTCGAGTTCACCTTCTCCTCCggaaaaagtaaacaatAAGCGTCACTCCGCTATACCATTAGGGACCCCAGAAAAAGCTAAACCGCAAAGAAATTCAGTAACGGCTTCGTTCTCTAAAACTACGCAGCAAAGCCAAGAGCCAGCAAATGTGCCAGGGCCAATcggccaaaaaaaattcaaaagcaaAACCGATAACAAAAGCACCAATACGAATATAAAGAGAGGTTCACAGATTGTACAAAACGATAAGCACTTAACGAAGGATGTGAGCAATGTTTTATACCCTAAGGAGCCGCCTCCTCGCAAGTCTAGTTTTGAGAAAATAAGGAGTAATGAATCTCATCTCGGATTTAAGAAGctttctttgagaaatgGTATCTCAGAAGAAGCGTTAAATGACTGTTATGTTGCTCATGCTAACGAGAGCAATGCAAATGTTAGTCAAACTGAAACAGCACAGGAGTTTTTTAAAAGTCTGGGCCACCCCTCTAGGTTTGCAGATTCGGATTCGGATGATGACTCCCAATTTCTCAGTCAAAGCTCATCAAAACACAATGCAGAAACAGAAAGTAGCAAGGTCGGCAATAGCAGGAGTGGTATTAGTAACAAAGGTGccttttcactttttaagagcaagaacaagaagaaagagaacgACGTTACTTCCTCAGAAATTTCACGGCCTAATCACAATATTATAAATCCTGCCGCTCAAAGTACAAAAGTAAGCAAGAAACTCAGTGGCGCATCCTTAAGAGCTGCCAGTGAGGCTCTACCTGCAAAAGCTGCAAGTCCCCCGATGAGCAATAGGCTAAGATTTTCTAGTAACCCAGGAAACAGCGAAAGCAGACACTCACAATCACAAGAAATCAATGAtacaagagaaaagaagggCGGCGGGTTTGGCaaaaaactaaagaaaatctttagtaaaaaaaagtag
- the PDL32 gene encoding putative ADP-ribose 1''-phosphate phosphatase (similar to Saccharomyces cerevisiae YMR087W; ancestral locus Anc_2.474) yields the protein MTGSVNKRYLLNGVKRMRIILCDTNEIVTNLWRESIPQAYKQNDKYLCIHHGHLQSLMNSMRKGDKIHHGHSYAIVSPGNSYGYLGGGFDKALYDYFGGKPFETWFRNQLGGRYHTVGSATVIDLQQCLEEKTIKYRDGIRYIIHVPTVVAPSAPIFDPKNPLKTGFEPVFNAMWNALMHAPNDIDGLIIPGLCTGYAGVPPTISCKSMAFALRLYMMGDLISKELKNVLIMYYLRYPFEPFFPENCKIECQKLGINIEKLKSFNIEEDAVEIIIPKRM from the coding sequence ATGACGGGATCTGTTAATAAAAGGTACTTATTGAATGGGGTGAAAAGAATGagaataatattatgtgATACAAATGAGATAGTAACCAACCTTTGGCGAGAATCTATACCCCAAGCATATAAACAAAATGACAAATATCTTTGCATTCATCATGGGCACCTTCAATCCCTTATGAATTCAATGCGTAAAGGTGACAAGATCCATCATGGCCACTCGTACGCAATTGTCTCACCAGGAAACTCGTACGGCTACCTCGGAGGGGGTTTTGATAAAGCCCTGTATGATTATTTTGGAGGGAAGCCCTTTGAGACATGGTTTAGAAATCAGCTCGGAGGAAGATATCATACTGTTGGATCTGCAACAGTAATTGACTTGCAACAATgtctggaagaaaaaacaatcaaatACAGGGATGGTATCAGGTACATTATTCACGTCCCAACTGTGGTTGCTCCATCTGCTCCTATATTTGATCCGAAAAATCCTCTCAAGACAGGGTTCGAACCTGTTTTCAACGCGATGTGGAACGCCTTGATGCATGCTCCAAATGATATTGATGGTCTTATCATTCCTGGATTATGTACCGGGTATGCAGGCGTACCGCCTACCATTAGTTGCAAAAGTATGGCATTTGCATTGCGACTCTATATGATGGGAGATCTTATAAGCAAAGAACTAAAAAATGTACTGATTATGTATTACCTGCGGTATCCATTTGAACCTTTTTTCCCGGAGAATTGCAAAATAGAATGCCAAAAGCTGGGCataaatattgaaaagctGAAATCGTTTAATATAGAAGAAGATGCAGTAGAAATAATCATTCCTAAAAGGATGTAA